From a region of the Sphingopyxis sp. YR583 genome:
- the tnpB gene encoding IS66 family insertion sequence element accessory protein TnpB (TnpB, as the term is used for proteins encoded by IS66 family insertion elements, is considered an accessory protein, since TnpC, encoded by a neighboring gene, is a DDE family transposase.): MIIPPGPLKVSIAVKPVDFRKGMVGLASLVQHELHRDPFSRIMFVLRRKRADRIKLLLWDGTGLVLVTKRLETGSFRWPRFGDGVMSLTAGRASALIEGLDWASYITGGGEELSLTLQRADDLKHRIDIDHAIDAHAHPAGKVDNELARMNRLGGLRHHLDTGECRSCDFVKLAVRHLPAPGRKLRRSNLERGRDLDTEAPGSIVSATAARFSETDQRRRHRSCSIVMTPNQQDHTPCTRRLRATHTKNRLYRKIINHNDRGLPRMLTMDRHEGGRTYVRNERHRPRGLIEITFETSYNEIRRRLPRGNRRRCVHRGKELPVTHQ, translated from the coding sequence ATGATCATCCCGCCGGGACCGCTGAAGGTCTCAATCGCAGTGAAACCCGTCGACTTCCGGAAGGGCATGGTCGGGCTTGCATCGCTCGTCCAGCATGAGCTACATCGCGATCCGTTCAGCAGGATCATGTTCGTGCTCCGGCGCAAAAGGGCCGATCGGATCAAGCTGTTACTGTGGGATGGAACGGGCTTGGTGTTGGTGACGAAGCGGCTCGAGACAGGCTCGTTCCGCTGGCCGCGCTTCGGCGACGGGGTGATGAGCCTGACCGCGGGACGGGCCTCGGCGCTGATCGAAGGGCTCGACTGGGCTAGTTACATCACCGGAGGTGGGGAGGAATTATCGCTTACGCTTCAACGCGCCGATGATCTGAAGCACCGCATTGATATCGACCATGCTATCGACGCGCATGCGCACCCCGCTGGGAAAGTCGATAACGAGCTTGCTCGCATGAACAGGCTCGGCGGGCTCCGGCACCACCTCGACACGGGCGAATGCCGGAGTTGCGACTTCGTCAAGCTCGCCGTCCGACATCTGCCGGCGCCAGGCCGAAAGCTGCGAAGGAGCAACCTCGAACGCGGCCGCGACCTGGACACCGAGGCGCCCGGCTCCATCGTCAGCGCCACTGCCGCGCGCTTCTCCGAAACCGACCAGCGGCGGCGACATCGTTCCTGTTCCATCGTCATGACGCCGAACCAGCAGGATCACACGCCCTGCACAAGGCGCCTACGAGCAACGCATACGAAAAACCGCCTCTACCGCAAAATCATAAATCATAACGACCGCGGCCTTCCCCGGATGCTTACAATGGACCGACACGAAGGCGGCCGAACTTACGTTCGAAACGAGCGACATCGCCCGCGCGGCCTGATCGAAATTACGTTCGAAACTAGTTACAACGAAATTAGGCGCCGGCTTCCTCGCGGAAACCGGCGCCGATGCGTTCATCGCGGGAAGGAATTACCGGTTACACATCAATAG
- a CDS encoding transposase yields the protein MTFESSFEISGADRPRVMEVIPASYERRQWTPEAKDRIIAESMATRANVADIARRNDMLPQQLYAWRREARERMEAEDGPAFVPGG from the coding sequence ATGACATTCGAAAGTTCGTTCGAAATTAGCGGCGCTGACCGCCCGCGAGTGATGGAGGTGATCCCGGCGAGTTACGAGCGGCGGCAGTGGACGCCGGAGGCGAAGGATCGGATTATCGCCGAGAGCATGGCGACGCGGGCGAATGTCGCAGACATCGCGCGCAGGAACGATATGCTGCCGCAGCAGCTCTATGCCTGGCGCCGCGAAGCGCGCGAGCGGATGGAAGCGGAGGATGGCCCCGCGTTCGTGCCGGGTGGTTGA
- a CDS encoding IS5 family transposase (programmed frameshift), producing the protein MSDLFWLTDEQMARLQPYFPKSHGRKRVDDRRVLSGIIFVNRNGLRWRDAPRDYGPAKTLYNRWKRWSDKGIFIRMMEGLATPQAPDRKTIMIDATYLKAHRTASSLRGKKGGPGRLIGRTKGGMNTKLHAVTDANGRPISFFLTAGQVSDYTGAAALLDSLPKAQWMLADRGYDADWFRDALQEKGITPCIPGQKIRNKTVKYDKRRYKRRNRIEIMFGRLKDWRRVATRYDRCPKAFFSAVALAATVIFWL; encoded by the exons TTGAGCGATTTATTTTGGCTGACGGACGAGCAAATGGCGCGTCTTCAGCCCTATTTTCCGAAGAGCCATGGCCGCAAGCGTGTCGATGACCGGCGGGTTTTGAGCGGCATTATCTTCGTCAACCGCAATGGGCTGAGGTGGCGCGATGCGCCGAGGGATTATGGCCCGGCGAAGACGCTCTACAATCGCTGGAAACGGTGGAGCGACAAGGGCATCTTCATCCGCATGATGGAAGGACTGGCCACGCCTCAGGCTCCGGATCGCAAGACGATCATGATCGACGCGACCTATCTTAAAGCGCACCGCACGGCGTCGAGCCTGCGGG GTAAAAAAGGGGGTCCAGGACGCCTGATCGGCCGGACGAAAGGCGGTATGAACACCAAGCTTCATGCCGTGACCGATGCGAATGGTCGTCCGATCAGCTTCTTCCTGACCGCCGGACAGGTCAGCGACTACACGGGCGCGGCCGCTTTGCTCGACAGCCTGCCCAAGGCGCAATGGATGCTCGCCGACCGGGGCTATGATGCCGACTGGTTCCGCGACGCCCTGCAGGAAAAGGGGATCACGCCCTGCATCCCGGGTCAGAAAATACGGAACAAAACCGTCAAGTATGACAAGCGTCGCTACAAACGCCGCAACCGCATCGAGATCATGTTCGGCCGCCTGAAGGACTGGAGACGCGTCGCGACGCGCTACGATCGGTGCCCGAAGGCCTTCTTCTCCGCCGTGGCACTCGCCGCTACCGTCATCTTCTGGCTCTGA
- a CDS encoding TrbI/VirB10 family protein: MTSRADEQQDPHDRPPIHTRAAPPRPKRLSRRALAILCGAGALAIAAALAWSLGQSRSRDTQENVAVSAPRDAEALSDAPKDYGDLAERAAKDMLPPGPVEPEPGTEPLAVPRAPAHDPADAEKERQRQAQESARGSKLFTGSGNATSTPPIEEEATTGPSPLSVASPPSSAGPGTSKAIAAPAGPNALLAGSTIAAALVTGLSSDLPGQVIAQVTEDVFDSVSGRNRLIPQGARLIGTYDARVRFGQDRAMIVWNRLIYPDGRSIALDDMIATDGTGAAGVADRVDNHWGRMTKAGLIATLLGVGTEAANGGDNDAIADAIRDSSGQTIGRAGDRIVERELEIRQTISIRPGARVHVLVDRNLAF, encoded by the coding sequence ATGACGTCGCGTGCCGACGAGCAGCAAGACCCGCACGACCGCCCGCCGATCCACACGCGGGCCGCGCCGCCGCGTCCGAAGCGGCTCTCCCGAAGGGCACTTGCAATTCTTTGCGGAGCCGGCGCGCTCGCCATCGCCGCCGCGCTGGCTTGGAGCCTCGGCCAAAGCCGCAGTCGCGACACCCAAGAAAATGTCGCGGTCAGCGCCCCACGCGACGCCGAGGCACTCAGCGACGCTCCGAAAGACTATGGCGATCTTGCCGAACGCGCAGCAAAGGATATGCTGCCGCCCGGCCCTGTCGAGCCAGAACCCGGCACAGAGCCACTCGCCGTTCCACGAGCACCGGCGCACGATCCCGCCGATGCGGAGAAGGAACGGCAGCGCCAGGCTCAGGAAAGCGCAAGGGGAAGCAAGCTGTTCACGGGCTCGGGCAACGCGACATCAACGCCTCCCATCGAAGAAGAGGCCACGACAGGTCCGTCGCCACTTTCCGTAGCTTCCCCGCCAAGCTCCGCCGGGCCCGGTACCAGCAAAGCCATTGCCGCGCCTGCCGGACCCAATGCCCTGCTTGCCGGCTCGACGATCGCCGCCGCGCTCGTAACCGGACTTTCCTCCGATCTTCCCGGTCAGGTCATCGCGCAGGTGACCGAGGATGTGTTCGACAGCGTGTCGGGACGAAACCGGCTTATACCTCAAGGCGCCCGTCTGATCGGCACTTATGACGCCCGCGTCCGGTTTGGACAGGACCGCGCGATGATCGTGTGGAACCGGCTCATTTATCCCGACGGCCGATCAATCGCGCTCGACGACATGATCGCAACCGACGGCACCGGCGCGGCTGGCGTAGCCGACCGCGTCGATAATCATTGGGGGCGGATGACAAAAGCCGGCCTGATTGCGACCCTGCTCGGTGTTGGGACCGAGGCGGCGAACGGCGGCGACAATGATGCCATCGCGGACGCCATTCGCGACAGCTCCGGTCAGACAATCGGCAGGGCTGGCGATCGCATCGTCGAACGGGAGTTGGAGATACGCCAGACAATCAGTATTAGGCCGGGCGCACGAGTCCACGTTTTAGTGGACCGAAATTTGGCCTTCTAG
- the trbG gene encoding P-type conjugative transfer protein TrbG, whose protein sequence is MRHIALALALLASAAPIATTAQESSLTSINNATDKARIKPRDAGWQGATQNFLYASGGLYQVTTAVGKVTDIALQEGEQLSDTGAVAAGDTARWVIGEATSGGGPTRRTHILVKPTDPGLVTNLVINTNRRTYYVELRSTQSSYMASARWSYPQDGLIALQAKAEQAAQVAATQVATDIDPQKLNFDYRISGHRPPWRPSQLFDDGRKTYILFPAATAQSELPPLFLIGDDGKAELVNYRVTDRMMIVDRLFTRAELRIGTKKQQIVRIDRVAAQRPKS, encoded by the coding sequence ATGAGACATATCGCTCTCGCCCTCGCCCTGCTGGCGTCCGCCGCCCCGATCGCCACCACGGCGCAGGAAAGCAGCCTCACAAGCATCAACAACGCCACCGACAAGGCGCGCATCAAGCCGCGCGACGCCGGATGGCAGGGCGCAACCCAGAATTTCCTCTATGCGTCGGGCGGCCTTTATCAAGTCACCACCGCCGTCGGCAAAGTCACCGACATCGCGCTGCAGGAAGGCGAACAGCTTTCCGACACCGGTGCGGTTGCCGCCGGCGATACGGCTCGCTGGGTGATCGGCGAAGCAACCAGCGGCGGCGGGCCGACGCGGCGAACGCATATCCTCGTGAAGCCCACCGATCCCGGCCTGGTTACCAATCTCGTCATCAACACAAACCGCCGGACCTATTATGTCGAACTGAGATCGACGCAATCCAGCTACATGGCGAGCGCGCGTTGGTCCTATCCGCAGGACGGCCTGATCGCCCTGCAAGCCAAGGCCGAACAAGCTGCTCAGGTCGCCGCAACGCAGGTTGCAACTGACATCGATCCGCAGAAGCTGAACTTCGATTACCGGATCAGCGGCCACCGCCCGCCGTGGCGGCCGAGCCAGTTATTCGACGATGGCCGCAAGACCTATATCCTCTTTCCTGCTGCCACCGCGCAGAGCGAACTGCCACCGCTGTTCCTGATCGGCGACGACGGCAAGGCCGAACTCGTAAACTACCGCGTCACCGACCGCATGATGATCGTCGACCGGCTGTTCACCCGCGCCGAACTCCGGATCGGAACGAAGAAGCAGCAGATCGTCCGTATCGATCGCGTGGCCGCTCAAAGGCCGAAGTCATGA
- the trbF gene encoding conjugal transfer protein TrbF produces MNPFRRPSSRYGREPVPETPYQRAGQAWDDRIGSARAQAHSWRLMAFGATLILSLAVADNLRLRYGAKIVPYVVEVDRLGAARAVTRAEAQYRPTDPQIAWHLARFIENVRARPADPIVLRDNLASAYDFTTERGTAVLNDYARGKDPFADLDDTQISVDVRQVVRASSDSFRIAWDERRYVRGQLAHTAHWSAILTFVVRTPADAKTLSRNPLGLYVHAINWSQDLGEEE; encoded by the coding sequence ATGAACCCGTTCCGCCGTCCCTCGTCGCGCTACGGCCGCGAGCCTGTTCCCGAAACACCGTATCAGCGCGCGGGCCAAGCGTGGGACGACCGCATCGGCTCGGCGCGCGCGCAGGCGCATAGCTGGCGGTTGATGGCGTTCGGCGCGACACTCATCCTGTCGCTCGCCGTCGCCGACAATCTTCGCCTGCGTTATGGTGCCAAGATTGTCCCCTATGTGGTCGAGGTCGACCGGCTCGGCGCCGCGCGCGCTGTCACGCGGGCCGAGGCCCAATATCGCCCGACTGATCCGCAGATCGCGTGGCATCTGGCGCGGTTCATCGAGAATGTCCGGGCTCGGCCCGCCGATCCGATCGTGCTCCGCGACAATCTCGCCAGCGCCTATGATTTTACGACCGAGCGCGGCACCGCGGTGCTCAACGACTATGCCCGGGGGAAAGACCCGTTCGCCGATCTCGACGATACGCAGATATCGGTCGATGTCCGTCAAGTGGTGCGCGCCTCATCCGACAGCTTCCGCATCGCGTGGGACGAGCGCCGCTATGTCCGCGGCCAGCTTGCCCATACCGCGCACTGGTCGGCAATCCTGACCTTTGTCGTCCGCACCCCCGCCGATGCCAAGACGCTCAGCCGCAATCCACTCGGCCTCTACGTCCACGCGATCAACTGGTCCCAAGATCTTGGAGAAGAAGAATGA
- the trbL gene encoding P-type conjugative transfer protein TrbL — MQSPGVIDRFLDIFARYIDSGFGLIAGDVGFLATSLIVIDVTLAFLFWTWGEGDDVLARLVKKTLQVGFFAFLLTNWNALAQIIYLSFSGLGLRATGAGSPDDLLHPGRIAQVGLDAGRPLLDQASELAGPVGLFTNFAEIAVLLLAWAIVLLAFFIIAIQIFVTLIEFKLVTLAGFVLVPFGLFGRTAFLAERVLGNVMATGVKVLVLAIIIGIGSTIFDEFVQEFGGVPPTLEQVGSLALASLTLLGLSIFGPGIAAGLISGGPQLGAGAAVGTGLVATGVGAVVGAGAAGAASLASSGAKRASGSTPSRSTPSPHVRGGSPSSPSAPPATTGGAPAAPLPSGASGSGGGSANAPAAPAPASSASAQPASGQTSSAESASNNRAEASEGAPEPLTPTAPTDIAPASANMPAPEGAPAWATRLRRQQMMTQGATLAAHSLRAADHGGGSAHISLEDRS; from the coding sequence ATGCAGAGCCCCGGCGTCATCGACCGCTTTCTCGACATCTTCGCGCGCTATATCGACAGCGGCTTCGGGCTGATCGCCGGCGACGTCGGGTTCCTCGCCACCTCGCTCATCGTCATCGACGTAACGCTCGCCTTCCTGTTCTGGACATGGGGCGAAGGCGATGATGTGCTCGCGCGCCTCGTTAAGAAGACCCTGCAGGTCGGCTTCTTCGCCTTCCTCCTTACCAACTGGAATGCGCTCGCGCAGATTATCTACCTGAGCTTCTCGGGGCTCGGCCTGAGAGCCACCGGCGCGGGCAGCCCCGACGATCTGCTCCATCCCGGCAGAATCGCGCAGGTCGGGCTCGACGCCGGGCGCCCGCTGCTCGATCAGGCCTCGGAGCTTGCGGGACCGGTCGGCCTCTTCACCAACTTCGCCGAGATCGCAGTCCTTCTCCTCGCCTGGGCGATCGTGCTCCTCGCCTTCTTCATCATCGCGATCCAGATTTTCGTGACGCTGATCGAGTTCAAGCTCGTCACGCTTGCGGGGTTCGTGCTCGTGCCCTTCGGGCTGTTCGGCCGCACCGCCTTCCTCGCCGAGCGCGTCCTCGGCAATGTGATGGCGACCGGCGTGAAGGTTCTCGTCCTCGCAATCATCATCGGGATCGGCTCGACGATCTTTGACGAGTTCGTTCAGGAGTTCGGCGGCGTTCCGCCCACGCTCGAACAGGTCGGCAGCCTCGCGCTCGCCAGTCTCACCCTCCTCGGTCTCTCGATCTTCGGTCCCGGCATCGCCGCCGGTCTGATCTCGGGCGGTCCGCAGCTTGGCGCGGGCGCCGCGGTCGGAACCGGGCTCGTCGCCACCGGCGTCGGCGCGGTCGTCGGCGCCGGGGCTGCGGGCGCCGCGAGCCTCGCGAGCAGCGGCGCCAAGCGGGCGTCCGGCTCCACTCCTTCCCGGTCCACTCCCTCTCCCCATGTCAGGGGTGGATCCCCGTCGTCGCCATCGGCTCCCCCGGCGACGACGGGCGGCGCGCCTGCGGCCCCTCTCCCGAGCGGCGCGTCGGGGTCCGGGGGCGGCAGCGCGAATGCGCCCGCCGCCCCGGCCCCCGCATCATCCGCTTCCGCGCAACCGGCATCGGGACAGACTTCGTCCGCCGAGTCCGCATCAAACAACAGAGCCGAAGCCTCAGAAGGCGCCCCCGAACCGCTGACGCCGACGGCACCCACCGACATCGCGCCGGCGAGCGCGAACATGCCGGCGCCCGAAGGCGCGCCAGCCTGGGCGACGCGGCTGCGCCGTCAGCAGATGATGACGCAGGGCGCCACGCTTGCCGCTCACAGCCTTCGCGCCGCCGACCATGGCGGCGGTAGCGCCCATATCAGTCTGGAGGATCGTTCATGA
- the trbK-alt gene encoding putative entry exclusion protein TrbK-alt, which translates to MTDALDRKAAAPKAVAGDRRPKQSRIPSGTGALAIAIAAALLVTGGLIALRDPVPPTHYAVTEQTPPAKPRRDPLAADLAHCRTATSDEDGVCQAVWDAHRKRFLGSRRAAPDQPHTAAER; encoded by the coding sequence GTGACTGACGCGCTCGATAGAAAAGCGGCGGCCCCAAAGGCCGTCGCCGGCGACCGCCGCCCGAAGCAAAGTCGCATCCCCTCCGGAACCGGCGCGCTCGCGATCGCTATCGCGGCAGCCCTGCTCGTGACCGGCGGACTGATCGCATTGCGCGATCCGGTGCCGCCGACGCACTATGCTGTGACCGAACAGACCCCACCGGCAAAACCGCGCCGCGATCCGCTCGCCGCCGATCTCGCGCACTGCCGCACCGCGACCTCCGACGAGGATGGCGTCTGCCAGGCGGTATGGGACGCGCATCGCAAGCGCTTCCTCGGATCGCGCCGCGCCGCACCCGATCAGCCTCACACCGCAGCGGAGCGCTGA
- the trbJ gene encoding P-type conjugative transfer protein TrbJ: protein MTPAPSIRRFLVGAAALALLAAQPVQAQLTVHDPTNYSQNLLQAARALTQINNQISSLQNEAASLINDARNLTSLPTSSLREIQQSMDRTRQLIGEARQIAYEVRDIDRVFDQRYPQGSLAGTTNGRLVANAETRWQDAVAGFQDALKTQATIVTNLGDTRAQIDTLVGASQDAVGALQAAQAGNQLVALQTRQIADLTALVAAQGRADAIAAARAAADEATARERSRRFRGERTPYVAPNVSIFRD from the coding sequence ATGACGCCTGCCCCCTCTATACGCCGATTCCTCGTCGGCGCCGCCGCGCTCGCGCTCCTCGCGGCGCAGCCCGTGCAGGCGCAGCTCACCGTTCACGACCCGACCAACTATTCGCAGAACCTGCTTCAGGCAGCGCGCGCGCTCACCCAGATCAACAACCAGATCAGCTCGCTCCAGAATGAGGCCGCGAGCCTGATAAACGATGCGCGCAACCTCACCTCGCTTCCGACCAGCAGCCTTCGCGAGATCCAGCAGTCGATGGATCGCACCCGCCAGCTCATCGGCGAGGCGCGGCAGATCGCCTATGAAGTGCGCGACATCGACCGCGTGTTCGACCAGCGCTACCCGCAAGGCTCGCTCGCGGGCACGACCAACGGTCGCCTCGTCGCGAACGCCGAGACCCGCTGGCAGGACGCGGTCGCGGGATTTCAGGACGCGCTGAAGACGCAGGCGACGATCGTCACCAACCTTGGCGACACCCGCGCGCAGATCGACACGCTCGTCGGCGCGAGCCAGGATGCGGTCGGCGCCTTGCAGGCAGCACAGGCAGGCAATCAGCTCGTCGCGCTCCAGACGCGCCAGATTGCTGACCTCACTGCGCTGGTCGCGGCGCAGGGCCGCGCCGACGCAATCGCCGCAGCCCGCGCCGCCGCCGACGAAGCGACCGCCCGCGAACGCAGCCGGCGCTTCCGGGGTGAGCGGACGCCCTATGTCGCCCCCAATGTGTCGATCTTCCGTGACTGA
- the trbE gene encoding conjugal transfer protein TrbE gives MMFLREHARARTRLSDFLPWAAMIAPGIILNKDGSFQRTLGFRGPDLDSATQSELIATSARLNAALKRLGSGWAIHVEAQRKASPDYPASEGFPDPVSGLVDEERRAQFEDWAVVATYGADRRTIEAHQPNFTSAYYLTLQWLPPADDSARAASLLFEGGEKTQANAADHVQDFTRETARLFDMIEGVMPECRWLGPEETLTYLHSTISTKGQRIALPETPMHLDALLADELLVGGLAPQLGQQHLRCLTITGFPASTIPGMLDELNRLGFGYRWTTRAILMDKIAAQKTLTKIRRLWFSKRKSLGAILKEVLTNEASILVDSDATNKSAEADAALQDLGADVAGYCYVTTTITIFGDTARDADAKIQSIEKIVRGRDFACVPETLNALEAWLGSHPGNAYANVRQPPVSTINLAHIMPVSAVWAGQERDDHMNGPALFHARTQGATPFRFSLHVGDVGHSLVVGPTGAGKSVLLAFIALQFRRYPNAQIFAFDHGSSIRAATLGMGGEWHDLGGTIAPTEGRAATQTTLQPLAAIDKPDERAWAADWIAAILAREGQSITPEIKDHLWSALGSLACAPKDQRTLTGLAVLVQSAALKQALLPYTIAGPYGRLLDADSEAFGSSDVQAFETEGLVGTPPAPAVLAYLFHRIGRRLDGRPTLILIDEGWLALDDEMFGRQLKEWLKTLRKKNASVVFATQSLADIEGSAIAPAIIESCPTRLFLANERALEPQIGGIYRRFGLNDRQIEIIAGATPKRDYYCQSALGNRLFDLGLGPFALAFTAASSRSDMNAIGTLIETHSAEKFAEAWLRHRGLAWAADIVAHELAATTPSEPAPITEPDLFNEGEEQ, from the coding sequence ATGATGTTCCTTCGCGAGCATGCCAGGGCGCGCACGCGCCTATCGGATTTCCTGCCCTGGGCCGCGATGATCGCGCCCGGCATCATCCTCAACAAGGACGGCAGCTTCCAGCGCACGCTGGGATTCCGCGGCCCCGATCTCGATTCCGCGACGCAGAGCGAACTGATCGCAACCTCGGCGCGGCTCAACGCAGCGCTGAAACGGCTCGGAAGCGGCTGGGCGATCCATGTCGAAGCGCAGCGTAAAGCCTCACCCGACTATCCTGCCTCCGAGGGTTTCCCCGATCCGGTCTCGGGGCTCGTCGACGAGGAACGGCGGGCACAGTTCGAAGACTGGGCCGTCGTCGCGACCTATGGCGCCGACCGCCGTACGATCGAAGCCCATCAACCCAATTTCACGAGCGCCTATTATCTGACGCTGCAATGGCTGCCGCCGGCGGACGACAGCGCCCGAGCCGCTTCGCTCCTGTTCGAGGGCGGAGAGAAGACACAGGCGAACGCCGCCGACCATGTGCAGGATTTCACGCGCGAGACCGCGCGGCTGTTCGACATGATCGAAGGCGTGATGCCCGAGTGCCGCTGGCTCGGCCCCGAAGAGACGCTCACCTACCTCCACTCGACCATATCGACCAAGGGCCAACGGATCGCGCTGCCCGAGACGCCGATGCATCTCGACGCGCTGCTCGCCGACGAACTTCTCGTCGGCGGGCTGGCACCGCAGCTCGGGCAGCAGCACCTTCGCTGCCTCACCATCACCGGTTTTCCGGCGTCGACTATCCCCGGCATGCTCGACGAGCTCAACCGGCTGGGGTTCGGCTATCGCTGGACGACACGCGCGATCCTGATGGACAAGATCGCGGCGCAGAAGACGCTGACCAAGATCAGGCGTCTCTGGTTCTCGAAGCGCAAGAGCCTCGGCGCGATCCTCAAGGAGGTACTAACCAACGAGGCGAGCATACTCGTCGACAGCGACGCGACGAACAAGTCGGCCGAAGCCGATGCGGCGCTTCAGGATCTCGGCGCCGATGTCGCCGGCTATTGCTATGTCACGACGACGATCACCATCTTCGGCGACACTGCGCGCGACGCCGATGCGAAGATCCAATCCATCGAGAAGATCGTGCGCGGCCGCGACTTCGCCTGCGTCCCCGAGACGCTAAACGCGCTCGAAGCCTGGCTCGGCTCGCATCCCGGCAATGCCTATGCCAATGTCCGCCAGCCGCCGGTCTCGACGATTAACCTCGCCCACATCATGCCGGTGTCGGCGGTCTGGGCCGGACAGGAGCGCGACGACCACATGAACGGCCCCGCGCTGTTTCATGCGCGGACGCAGGGCGCGACCCCGTTCCGCTTTTCGCTCCATGTCGGCGATGTCGGGCACAGCCTCGTCGTCGGCCCGACCGGGGCGGGCAAGTCGGTGCTGCTCGCCTTCATCGCGCTCCAGTTCCGCCGCTACCCGAACGCGCAGATTTTCGCCTTCGATCATGGCAGCTCGATCCGCGCCGCGACGCTCGGCATGGGCGGCGAGTGGCATGATCTTGGCGGGACGATCGCGCCGACCGAAGGCCGTGCGGCCACCCAGACAACCCTCCAGCCGCTCGCGGCAATCGACAAGCCCGACGAACGCGCCTGGGCAGCCGACTGGATCGCGGCAATCCTCGCACGCGAAGGCCAGTCGATCACGCCGGAGATCAAGGATCATCTCTGGAGCGCGCTCGGCAGCCTCGCCTGCGCGCCGAAGGATCAGCGCACGCTCACCGGGCTTGCGGTGCTCGTCCAGAGCGCGGCGCTGAAGCAGGCGCTGCTCCCCTATACGATCGCCGGACCCTATGGCCGCCTGCTCGACGCCGACAGCGAAGCCTTCGGCAGCAGCGATGTACAGGCGTTCGAGACCGAAGGCCTCGTTGGCACCCCGCCCGCGCCGGCGGTGCTCGCCTATCTCTTCCACCGCATCGGACGCCGCCTCGACGGACGCCCGACGCTGATCCTGATCGACGAGGGCTGGCTCGCGCTCGATGACGAGATGTTCGGCCGCCAGCTCAAGGAATGGCTGAAGACGCTCCGCAAGAAGAATGCGAGCGTGGTGTTCGCGACGCAGAGCCTCGCCGACATCGAGGGCAGCGCGATCGCGCCCGCGATCATCGAAAGCTGCCCGACGCGGCTGTTCCTTGCCAACGAGCGCGCGCTCGAACCGCAGATCGGCGGCATCTACCGGCGCTTCGGGCTGAACGACCGTCAGATCGAGATCATCGCCGGCGCGACACCCAAGCGCGACTATTATTGCCAGTCCGCGCTCGGCAACCGCCTGTTCGACCTCGGGCTCGGCCCATTCGCGCTCGCCTTCACCGCGGCCTCGTCGCGCAGCGACATGAACGCGATCGGCACGCTGATCGAAACGCATAGCGCGGAGAAATTCGCCGAAGCCTGGCTCCGCCATCGCGGCCTCGCGTGGGCGGCCGACATCGTCGCCCACGAATTGGCCGCGACCACACCGAGCGAGCCCGCCCCCATCACCGAACCCGACCTCTTTAACGAAGGAGAAGAGCAATGA
- a CDS encoding VirB3 family type IV secretion system protein, translated as MEGDLPGFAAPVQRALAEPILLAGAPRALAIVNGTLAGAVGIGLRLWIAGVVIALVGHGLAVFAARKDAQILPVARRHVALPTIFES; from the coding sequence ATGGAAGGCGACCTCCCGGGGTTCGCGGCGCCGGTCCAGCGCGCGCTCGCCGAGCCGATCCTACTGGCGGGTGCGCCGCGCGCGCTCGCGATCGTCAACGGCACGCTCGCCGGCGCGGTCGGGATTGGCCTCAGGCTCTGGATCGCCGGCGTCGTCATCGCCCTGGTCGGCCACGGCCTCGCGGTGTTCGCGGCGCGCAAGGACGCGCAGATCCTCCCCGTCGCGCGGCGCCATGTCGCGCTTCCCACCATTTTCGAAAGCTGA
- a CDS encoding TrbC/VirB2 family protein has product MKTSHILRLAAIAGLLALHATPALAGGSGMPWETPLQSIVDSVQGPVARVVGVIIIVITGLTLAFGDTSGGFRRLIQIVFGLSIAFAASSFFLSFFSFGGGALV; this is encoded by the coding sequence ATGAAGACCAGCCATATCCTTCGCCTCGCCGCCATCGCCGGCCTGCTCGCCCTGCATGCCACACCCGCGCTCGCGGGCGGCTCAGGCATGCCGTGGGAGACCCCGCTCCAGTCGATCGTCGACAGCGTGCAGGGCCCGGTCGCGCGCGTCGTCGGCGTGATCATCATTGTCATCACCGGGCTGACCTTGGCGTTCGGCGATACGTCGGGCGGGTTCCGGCGGCTGATCCAGATCGTCTTCGGCCTCTCGATCGCTTTCGCTGCCTCCTCCTTCTTCCTCAGCTTCTTCAGCTTCGGCGGCGGGGCGCTCGTCTGA